A part of Candidatus Deferrimicrobium borealis genomic DNA contains:
- a CDS encoding glycosyltransferase: MSREYEEVIDRIKHLENSIVIQLRVNSGLAAALNQGLKHCSSEYVARFDSDDICHPRRIELQMEYLERHQNVDVLGAQIREFDENMKYCFGLRLVPCDHESIREFSKKRSPVNHMTIIYKKIAVNAVGGYPRLHGREDYGLWIKFLGDGYNFANLPDVLVDSRGGLPMLKRRGGQRHVIPEWNLHKYKISNNTYLKHFSYFILISRVIVALLPVSLRRLCYRLVRFRRNGQPVGFAERAVLPPGAHGGERPAVHVPAIPLHVSGYRPIIESVDLPERDERGFLQDQV, translated from the coding sequence GTGTCTCGTGAATATGAGGAAGTAATCGATAGAATAAAGCATTTGGAAAATTCAATCGTTATCCAGTTACGGGTGAATTCGGGTCTTGCTGCAGCGCTTAATCAAGGACTAAAACACTGCTCTTCGGAATACGTTGCCCGGTTTGACTCCGACGACATTTGTCATCCAAGAAGAATCGAGCTTCAAATGGAATATTTAGAGCGTCATCAAAATGTTGATGTTTTAGGCGCTCAAATAAGGGAATTCGATGAAAACATGAAATATTGTTTTGGTTTACGGCTTGTTCCTTGCGATCACGAATCCATCAGAGAGTTCTCAAAAAAGCGTAGCCCAGTAAACCATATGACAATTATTTATAAAAAAATCGCCGTGAATGCTGTCGGTGGATATCCCAGGTTGCATGGCAGGGAAGATTACGGATTGTGGATAAAGTTCCTCGGGGATGGATATAATTTTGCAAATCTGCCCGATGTATTGGTTGATTCCAGGGGTGGCCTTCCAATGTTAAAGAGGAGAGGGGGACAAAGGCACGTTATACCTGAGTGGAATCTCCATAAGTATAAAATTTCTAATAATACATATTTGAAACATTTTTCTTATTTCATATTAATTTCCAGAGTTATTGTTGCATTATTGCCGGTGAGTTTACGTCGTTTGTGCTACAGGCTCGTGCGTTTTCGCCGCAATGGCCAACCGGTTGGATTCGCTGAGAGGGCTGTTCTTCCGCCAGGTGCGCATGGAGGGGAAAGGCCGGCTGTTCACGTGCCGGCAATTCCGCTCCATGTATCGGGATACCGACCGATTATAGAAAGTGTTGATCTCCCTGAACGAGATGAACGGGGTTTTCTTCAGGATCAAGTTTAA
- a CDS encoding glycosyltransferase, whose product MSKESFAGADGTKDRKFRVLFVGADDIPIPSGVFSYIKGLSGNSRSGRFSYAMTASRVNQVDPFLQKIEFPIGYGFTDLLRNASRLSALIRMHEVDLVHLHTVRAGFLGCVACLFSGTPIVYTGHSWRFLQKDSFLQKSLFYLIEQFICRKANAITFIAGDDHAVGKKYRFPINGKSRIVRTRIDKKAFAAREEGIRKVRERWGLSASDFVVGNVSHLGERKDPRTFLLAASEIAGKVPNSRFLWVGDGELRRETDGWIRELGLEGKAVVSGFVPPSEVPDHLHAMDVFLFTSREEGVPLALLEAQAVGLPVVSSRYIGSAIEELLVDRHNCLLFEPGDWESAARQVVLVHEDPTLRDKLVGNGTRHLREHHEGPELMTEEYESIYRALIEGVRVEVAG is encoded by the coding sequence GTGAGCAAGGAGTCCTTCGCGGGAGCCGACGGCACGAAGGACCGGAAGTTCCGGGTGCTGTTCGTCGGGGCGGACGATATCCCCATCCCCTCGGGGGTGTTCAGCTACATCAAGGGGCTGAGCGGCAACAGCCGGAGCGGCCGCTTCTCGTACGCGATGACGGCCTCCCGCGTCAACCAGGTCGACCCCTTCCTACAGAAGATCGAGTTCCCGATCGGCTACGGGTTCACCGACCTGCTCCGGAACGCGTCGAGACTCTCCGCCCTGATCCGCATGCACGAGGTCGATCTCGTGCACCTACACACGGTGCGCGCCGGCTTCCTGGGGTGCGTAGCGTGCCTGTTTTCCGGGACGCCGATCGTATACACGGGGCATTCCTGGCGGTTCTTGCAGAAGGATTCGTTCCTACAGAAGTCGCTTTTCTATCTGATCGAGCAGTTCATCTGCAGGAAGGCGAACGCGATCACCTTCATAGCGGGCGACGACCACGCGGTCGGGAAGAAGTACCGCTTTCCGATAAACGGCAAGTCGAGGATCGTACGGACCCGGATCGACAAGAAGGCCTTCGCCGCGCGGGAGGAAGGCATCCGGAAGGTGCGGGAGCGATGGGGCCTCTCGGCGTCGGATTTTGTCGTGGGGAACGTATCGCACCTGGGCGAGCGAAAGGATCCCCGCACGTTCCTGCTTGCTGCCTCAGAGATCGCGGGGAAGGTGCCGAACTCACGGTTTCTCTGGGTCGGCGATGGGGAACTGCGTAGGGAGACGGATGGGTGGATCCGTGAGCTCGGCCTGGAAGGGAAGGCGGTCGTCTCGGGGTTCGTCCCCCCTTCGGAAGTGCCGGATCATCTCCACGCCATGGACGTGTTCCTGTTCACCTCCCGGGAGGAAGGAGTACCGCTGGCTCTGCTGGAGGCCCAGGCGGTGGGGCTCCCTGTGGTCTCTTCGCGGTATATCGGTTCCGCCATAGAGGAGCTCCTGGTCGACCGGCACAACTGCTTGCTTTTCGAGCCGGGAGACTGGGAGTCTGCGGCCCGGCAGGTGGTCCTCGTGCACGAAGACCCGACGCTGCGGGACAAGCTGGTAGGGAACGGCACCCGGCATCTCCGCGAGCATCACGAGGGGCCTGAGCTCATGACCGAGGAGTACGAGTCCATCTATCGCGCCTTGATCGAGGGCGTACGAGTGGAAGTTGCAGGCTAG
- a CDS encoding flippase produces MKIQHSTPVQLAKNSVFTLFTQVVIAVIAIVTLPFIVRGLGFDGYGILSFSIVVFTTLTIIDMGVGRTSTKFIAECVEKGDREGIRSVFWTSFYLQFVTGVLVGLFIYLFSSLIFRVMKVPNIDRGDLNVVLIILCSSAPVILCLSTVRGALEAAQRFDVTNVLKIAVNLPTYLVPLLFLRLGLNILDIVGALFLVRLLCLVLSLGMCYRIFPSLGIYPRNAKASLRSIVRFTSWIAVSNIVIPILCQIDKYFIVGSESFHRLSFYTIPFEVINGIWIIPSSIAAVVYPAFSYYRENASASENLLYYSSKYIMALLLPLIVFLFMFSEEILLLWQGAEVARNSAGVLRILLLGVFINSISWVPANMLTGQGRPDIVAKIHMAQIPLYIVIAYFLIRKYSIGGAAVAFTLRVSFETVLILSSLRVGFWNFFLKSVSGRMICVAAGMLLLNALYKYVFSVNVHIFSYLAVYLLLYALLFWRFLLIDSERAFLRNVAVLRNT; encoded by the coding sequence ATGAAAATCCAACACTCCACGCCTGTGCAGCTGGCGAAGAATTCCGTCTTCACCCTGTTCACACAGGTTGTCATAGCGGTCATTGCGATTGTCACCCTTCCTTTCATTGTCCGGGGGCTGGGCTTCGACGGCTACGGCATCCTCTCGTTCTCCATTGTCGTCTTCACGACCCTGACGATCATCGACATGGGAGTGGGCCGGACCTCAACGAAGTTCATTGCCGAGTGCGTCGAGAAGGGGGACCGCGAAGGGATCCGGTCCGTCTTCTGGACCTCCTTCTACCTCCAGTTCGTCACCGGGGTCCTGGTCGGCCTGTTCATCTACCTGTTCTCCAGCCTAATCTTCCGGGTGATGAAGGTGCCGAACATCGATCGCGGCGACCTGAACGTCGTCCTGATCATCCTGTGCTCTTCCGCCCCCGTCATCCTATGTCTGTCCACCGTCCGGGGGGCCCTCGAGGCGGCGCAACGCTTCGACGTCACCAATGTCTTGAAGATAGCAGTCAACCTGCCCACCTACCTGGTCCCCCTGCTGTTCCTCAGGCTTGGGCTGAACATCCTGGACATCGTCGGCGCGCTGTTCCTTGTCCGTCTCCTCTGTCTGGTACTGTCCCTGGGGATGTGCTACCGGATCTTCCCGTCCTTGGGGATCTACCCCAGGAACGCGAAGGCCTCCCTCCGGAGCATTGTCCGGTTCACTTCGTGGATCGCCGTCTCAAACATCGTCATCCCGATATTATGCCAAATCGACAAATACTTCATCGTAGGCAGCGAGTCGTTCCACCGGTTGAGTTTCTACACGATCCCGTTCGAGGTCATCAACGGGATTTGGATCATCCCGTCCAGCATTGCCGCTGTCGTCTACCCCGCGTTCAGCTATTACCGGGAGAACGCCTCGGCGAGCGAGAACCTACTCTACTACTCGAGCAAATACATCATGGCCCTCCTGCTGCCCCTGATCGTCTTCCTCTTCATGTTCTCGGAGGAGATCCTCCTCCTGTGGCAGGGGGCCGAGGTGGCCCGCAACAGCGCTGGTGTGCTGAGGATCCTGCTCCTGGGCGTGTTCATCAACTCCATCAGTTGGGTCCCGGCAAACATGCTGACGGGGCAGGGTCGCCCGGACATCGTGGCGAAGATCCACATGGCGCAGATCCCGCTGTACATCGTCATCGCATATTTTCTGATCCGGAAATATTCGATCGGCGGCGCTGCGGTCGCGTTCACGCTTCGCGTGAGCTTCGAGACAGTCCTCATCCTGTCCAGCCTGCGCGTTGGGTTCTGGAACTTCTTCCTGAAGAGCGTGTCGGGCAGGATGATCTGCGTGGCGGCTGGTATGCTGCTTCTGAACGCCTTGTACAAGTACGTTTTCTCGGTGAACGTGCACATATTTTCATATCTCGCGGTCTACTTGCTGTTGTACGCGTTGCTGTTCTGGCGTTTCCTGCTGATCGACTCGGAACGGGCCTTCCTGCGGAACGTGGCGGTCCTGAGAAACACGTAA
- a CDS encoding class I SAM-dependent methyltransferase: MGIDVHGLNFLKFASKQQLLGQVASIGRQGVYIENHRLRNLLGTNESYGPYCEDMLVKHFHASSVESFDISNYEGATFVHDFNKPLSPRKTYDTVIDYGSLEHIFNITQALANVSELCKVGGQILHALPANNYCGHGFWQFSPELFFSLYSTANGYTDTRIFVADMEDESHWYEVKKPRAGKRAEVVSHVPLILLVRTKKGGAVRHDSVQQSDYAHAWEVNRPNLGPDHSLKEFIKKSRHLFILAFSLRKLWRNLFPLLSYRDVRLSPKNGSVERKTVATIC, from the coding sequence ATGGGAATTGACGTTCACGGCCTCAACTTCCTGAAGTTCGCTTCCAAACAACAACTGCTTGGGCAGGTCGCCTCTATAGGCCGACAGGGCGTCTACATCGAGAACCATCGTCTTCGCAATCTGCTTGGCACCAATGAGAGCTACGGACCTTATTGCGAAGACATGCTTGTGAAGCACTTCCACGCTTCGTCCGTAGAGTCTTTCGATATCTCCAACTATGAGGGCGCAACCTTCGTCCACGACTTCAACAAGCCCCTCAGCCCTCGTAAAACCTACGACACCGTTATTGACTATGGCTCACTAGAGCACATCTTCAATATTACCCAAGCGCTCGCTAATGTCTCCGAACTTTGCAAAGTTGGGGGACAGATCCTTCACGCTCTCCCGGCGAACAACTACTGCGGACATGGATTCTGGCAGTTCTCTCCTGAATTGTTTTTCTCCCTCTACTCCACCGCTAACGGATACACCGACACGCGGATATTTGTTGCGGACATGGAAGACGAGTCGCATTGGTATGAAGTGAAGAAACCTAGGGCCGGGAAAAGAGCTGAAGTCGTTTCGCACGTCCCGCTCATTCTTCTCGTGCGCACGAAAAAGGGCGGTGCTGTGCGCCACGATTCAGTGCAGCAATCTGACTACGCCCACGCCTGGGAGGTCAATCGACCGAACCTTGGACCTGACCATTCCCTGAAAGAGTTCATCAAAAAATCCCGCCACCTGTTTATCCTGGCTTTCTCCCTACGGAAACTATGGCGAAACCTGTTTCCGCTTCTGTCCTATAGAGACGTTCGGTTATCTCCCAAGAATGGAAGCGTGGAGAGAAAGACAGTCGCAACCATATGTTGA
- a CDS encoding Wzz/FepE/Etk N-terminal domain-containing protein, translating into MRYEDDEINLGEYFAILRENWWKIVLFSLAVGLVTLIVMFQFPDIYQATAVLTPAVDEKRPNPALGVLASFGVDIGSPSKVEDLETLFKSNDLTARVFSKYNLWPIVLPDRFDPATGKLKPCWTDRISGGEKGPRTPRDWEAIRVAKDRLDVFVNKKVGTVSVSFESRSAEGSANIVKYYLDEGKSRLQEEALDRAVKNKKFIEEQIGKTVDALTRDRLYSLYGQEVEREMMGRNREQFGFRVIDSPRIPDRKSKPGRGLVALMGTLFGWVAFSIYFVARDRRQQLTSETGHGKHEEMS; encoded by the coding sequence ATGCGATACGAGGATGACGAAATCAACCTTGGGGAATATTTCGCCATCCTGCGCGAGAATTGGTGGAAGATCGTCCTGTTTTCCCTGGCAGTGGGGCTCGTGACGCTCATCGTGATGTTTCAGTTCCCGGACATCTACCAGGCGACCGCCGTACTCACCCCCGCGGTGGACGAGAAGAGGCCGAACCCCGCGCTGGGGGTCCTCGCCTCGTTCGGCGTCGATATCGGAAGCCCGTCGAAGGTGGAAGACCTCGAGACCCTCTTCAAGAGCAACGACCTCACCGCGCGGGTTTTCAGTAAGTACAACCTGTGGCCGATCGTCCTCCCGGACAGATTCGATCCCGCGACGGGGAAGTTGAAGCCCTGTTGGACAGACCGTATATCCGGTGGAGAGAAGGGACCGAGAACACCCCGTGACTGGGAAGCCATACGTGTCGCGAAGGACCGCTTGGATGTTTTCGTCAACAAGAAGGTCGGCACGGTTTCCGTGTCCTTCGAATCTCGATCGGCGGAAGGTTCCGCCAACATCGTGAAGTATTATCTCGACGAAGGGAAAAGCCGTCTCCAGGAGGAGGCACTCGACCGCGCGGTCAAGAACAAGAAATTCATCGAGGAGCAGATCGGGAAGACGGTCGATGCCTTGACGCGGGATCGCCTCTACTCGCTATACGGCCAGGAAGTCGAGCGCGAGATGATGGGCCGGAACAGGGAACAGTTCGGTTTCAGGGTCATCGATTCTCCCCGCATTCCGGACAGAAAATCGAAACCGGGTAGAGGATTGGTTGCTCTCATGGGTACCCTGTTTGGCTGGGTTGCATTTTCTATATATTTTGTCGCAAGGGATCGACGCCAGCAGTTGACTTCGGAGACGGGGCACGGAAAGCATGAGGAGATGTCATAA
- a CDS encoding SLBB domain-containing protein, protein MTNLRRLLRNVPVLRFGAASTFAVLIATSALLGAPALFGPPALAAESLGTDLPAGLSPEQAEMARKYLESNPEARKAFEAAQQQKEQEAREGVKPGDENAEGRKKDLAPGVAGAAAAKEDRFAAPRYDWRKSPYVSRLFGSRLKDEEKRQLVHFGHELFAPRAGDTVILENMPADPGYVIGPGDEVVVRMWGRMEGTQRLTVDRDGKIFFPKLGSFHVAGKTFEELKTFLQGKVSGIKEVHSDVSLGRMKGVRVSVIGEVRAPGWYDVSSLHTALQALSLASGVKDIGSLRRIELRRGGKAVETIDLYDFLLKGDGRSDLRLLQGDTIFVPVVGKLVVILGEVRRPAIYELRDEKPLLGLVRVAGGFAPSAWKQRVLVERLEGNASSVVLDASVEDLETGKATVELADGDIVRVFPILAVDVNGVTVEGNVYRPGKYELKPGMTVGSLLKDAMDFLPETYFDYALLTRLVPPDLHKEVIPVNLREIVLEKKPGADVALQGRDKLTVYNRSAFRDPPKATISGEVRMTRQPPGPPPKAEGPFPAGQGPEKPVKTEGPFPAGSGREKPLKTEGSLAPMPGLEPAPKAEAQVTTGKVALGMKSEKDFLLSKLAAESRVDNNVLTIEIQAGMRVADLVRMAGGLTRLANLERAEVVRVDENRTYRTIYFHLGKAIASDPEENLLLSNEDHIQIHSILETRFKKTVMAEGGVNNAGEYVLTDGMRLSDLLFKAGGFREGAYTKEAEVIRREISPQGDLVRTQALVVLPEKALRGEAEADIPLKEYDLLVVRRIPDWSESIRVTLAGEVQFPGIYTAYKGERLSSVVGRAGGFTNGAYLKAAQFTRLSTQKTQQEAIDKLIDDLEVEVAQKGQAVSAAIDREDVEVAKQLLEARRTLISQLKKAKAKGRVVIQLTSADQLKGSAADVLLEDGDRLEIPKKTNVVNVVGRVYNPTGVVYDPARDTVDHYLKMVGGPTESADQDHIFLLKSNGSVVTRDNADGGFFSTAQQSLLSTRVDPGDSIVVPESSSNRA, encoded by the coding sequence ATGACGAACCTCCGGAGACTTCTCAGGAACGTCCCTGTTCTGCGGTTCGGGGCCGCGTCCACCTTCGCGGTCCTGATCGCGACGTCCGCGCTCCTCGGGGCACCCGCGCTCTTCGGGCCCCCCGCCCTCGCGGCCGAATCCCTCGGCACGGACCTCCCGGCCGGCCTCTCCCCCGAGCAGGCGGAGATGGCGAGGAAGTACCTCGAATCGAACCCGGAGGCGCGCAAGGCGTTCGAGGCCGCCCAGCAGCAGAAGGAGCAGGAGGCCCGGGAAGGGGTGAAACCGGGGGACGAGAACGCCGAGGGGAGGAAGAAGGACCTTGCCCCCGGGGTGGCAGGCGCTGCCGCCGCGAAAGAGGACCGGTTCGCCGCCCCCCGCTACGACTGGCGGAAATCCCCCTACGTCTCCCGCCTCTTCGGGTCCCGCCTCAAGGACGAGGAGAAGAGGCAGCTCGTCCACTTCGGCCACGAGCTGTTCGCCCCCCGTGCCGGCGACACCGTGATCCTCGAAAACATGCCGGCGGATCCCGGGTACGTCATCGGCCCCGGCGACGAGGTCGTCGTCCGGATGTGGGGCCGGATGGAGGGGACCCAGCGGCTGACGGTCGACCGCGACGGGAAGATCTTCTTCCCGAAGCTCGGCTCCTTCCACGTCGCCGGGAAGACGTTCGAGGAGCTGAAAACCTTCCTTCAGGGAAAGGTCTCCGGCATCAAGGAGGTCCACTCCGACGTCTCCCTCGGCCGGATGAAGGGCGTCCGCGTCTCCGTCATCGGCGAGGTCCGCGCCCCGGGCTGGTACGACGTCTCCTCCCTCCACACCGCTCTCCAGGCGCTCTCCCTTGCCTCCGGGGTGAAAGACATCGGGTCCCTCCGCCGGATCGAGCTGCGCAGGGGAGGGAAGGCGGTCGAGACGATCGACCTTTACGATTTCCTGCTGAAGGGGGATGGGCGATCCGATCTCCGTCTCCTCCAGGGGGACACGATCTTCGTCCCCGTGGTGGGAAAGCTGGTCGTCATCCTCGGGGAAGTGCGCCGGCCCGCCATCTACGAGCTGCGCGACGAGAAGCCGCTGCTGGGCCTGGTCCGGGTCGCGGGCGGGTTCGCTCCCTCCGCCTGGAAGCAGCGCGTCCTGGTGGAACGGCTCGAGGGGAACGCCTCCAGCGTCGTCCTCGACGCGAGCGTGGAGGACCTGGAAACCGGGAAGGCGACGGTGGAGCTCGCCGACGGCGACATCGTCCGCGTCTTCCCCATCCTCGCGGTGGACGTCAACGGGGTCACGGTGGAGGGGAACGTCTACCGCCCCGGGAAGTACGAGCTCAAGCCCGGGATGACCGTGGGCTCGCTCCTGAAGGACGCGATGGATTTCCTCCCCGAAACGTACTTCGACTACGCGCTCCTCACCCGCCTGGTCCCTCCGGACCTGCACAAGGAGGTCATCCCCGTAAACCTCCGGGAGATCGTGCTGGAGAAGAAGCCGGGGGCCGACGTCGCCCTGCAGGGGCGGGACAAGCTCACGGTCTACAACCGTTCGGCCTTCCGCGACCCGCCCAAGGCGACCATCTCCGGGGAGGTTCGGATGACGCGCCAGCCGCCCGGACCGCCACCGAAGGCCGAGGGTCCGTTTCCGGCGGGACAGGGGCCGGAGAAACCGGTAAAGACGGAGGGCCCGTTCCCGGCCGGGTCGGGGCGGGAGAAACCGCTCAAGACGGAGGGCTCGCTCGCGCCGATGCCGGGGCTGGAACCGGCGCCGAAGGCGGAGGCCCAGGTCACGACCGGGAAAGTGGCCCTGGGGATGAAAAGCGAAAAGGACTTCCTCCTCTCCAAGCTGGCCGCGGAATCGAGGGTCGACAACAACGTCCTCACCATCGAGATCCAGGCGGGGATGCGAGTGGCCGACCTGGTCCGGATGGCGGGGGGCCTGACCCGCCTGGCGAACCTCGAGCGCGCCGAGGTCGTTCGCGTCGACGAGAACCGCACCTACCGGACGATCTACTTCCACCTCGGAAAGGCGATCGCAAGCGACCCGGAGGAGAACCTCCTCCTTTCGAACGAGGACCACATCCAGATCCACTCGATCCTGGAGACGCGCTTCAAGAAGACCGTGATGGCCGAGGGAGGGGTGAACAACGCGGGGGAATACGTCCTCACCGACGGGATGCGGCTGTCCGACCTTCTCTTCAAGGCCGGCGGGTTCCGGGAGGGCGCCTACACGAAAGAGGCGGAGGTCATCCGCAGGGAGATCTCCCCGCAGGGGGACCTGGTCCGGACGCAGGCCCTGGTCGTCTTGCCGGAAAAGGCGCTTCGGGGGGAAGCGGAAGCCGATATCCCCCTGAAAGAGTACGACCTCCTGGTCGTCCGGCGGATCCCCGACTGGTCGGAGAGTATCCGGGTGACGCTTGCGGGGGAGGTGCAGTTTCCCGGAATTTATACCGCCTACAAGGGAGAGCGGTTGAGCTCGGTCGTCGGGCGCGCCGGGGGGTTCACGAACGGCGCGTACCTGAAGGCCGCCCAGTTCACCCGCCTGTCTACGCAGAAGACCCAGCAGGAGGCGATCGACAAGCTGATCGACGATCTCGAGGTGGAGGTCGCGCAGAAGGGGCAGGCGGTGAGCGCCGCCATCGACAGGGAAGACGTGGAGGTGGCCAAGCAGCTCCTCGAGGCCCGCCGCACCCTCATCTCCCAGCTGAAGAAAGCGAAGGCGAAGGGTCGGGTCGTCATCCAGTTGACCTCCGCCGACCAGCTGAAGGGGTCGGCCGCCGACGTCCTCCTCGAGGACGGCGACCGGCTCGAGATCCCGAAGAAGACGAACGTGGTGAACGTCGTCGGGCGCGTCTACAACCCGACGGGCGTCGTGTACGATCCGGCGCGCGACACCGTGGACCACTATCTCAAAATGGTGGGAGGTCCCACGGAGAGCGCGGACCAGGACCACATCTTCCTTCTCAAGTCGAACGGTTCGGTGGTGACCCGCGACAATGCCGACGGCGGCTTCTTCTCCACGGCCCAGCAGAGTCTCCTCTCGACCCGGGTGGACCCGGGGGACTCGATCGTCGTCCCCGAAAGCTCCTCGAACCGCGCGTGA
- a CDS encoding polysaccharide biosynthesis protein: MVRFDLAVPPPFITILWKTLPVLLVAKALGFLAFGVFHGWWRYVSIRDVFPIAAGCTLSSLIFAGVVFLHWGAHYVPWSIYFLDWVNTLMIVLGLRYVVRTGREVLGRTRREADRRVLVVGAGAAGQMIVREIRENPGLGMIEVGFVDDDNAKQRTRIGGLPVMGGHSDIPKLCEKHGIDEIIIAIPSAPPSRLRHILDHCKDVKAKARILPGVGDLIDGKVRIGALRNVDLEDLLGRDPVALDAGLIERHITGRTVMVTGAAGSIGSELCRQIARRSPERLILFEIAESPLFFLEFEMRAQFPTVALVPVIGDVRDRGRVEEIIRVHRPAIIFHAAAYKHVPMMEIHPVEAVKTNVLGTRILAEAAVKFEVERFVLVSTDKAVRPTNVMGATKRLAEMVIHNIANREETTVFVAVRFGNVLGSVGSVIPIFRKQLVTTGKLTVTHKDASRYFMLIPEAAGLILQAGAMGEGGEVFVLDMGDPLKIVDLAKNLVRLSGKELGVDAEIVFTGLRPGEKLHEELIVEGEDVSETTHPKVMKLIGNEKVPSSWAKELEALIVCAISGERAGVVGKLDTLVKGYQPDYEFHGVDVPVSKTAREAELPSDPDHRFKSVH; the protein is encoded by the coding sequence ATGGTCCGGTTCGACTTGGCCGTCCCCCCGCCATTTATCACCATCCTGTGGAAAACGCTCCCGGTGCTGCTCGTCGCCAAGGCGCTCGGTTTTCTTGCCTTCGGCGTGTTCCACGGCTGGTGGAGGTATGTTTCGATCCGGGACGTCTTCCCGATCGCTGCCGGATGCACGTTGAGTTCACTGATCTTTGCCGGCGTGGTCTTTCTGCATTGGGGAGCGCATTACGTTCCATGGTCGATCTACTTCCTGGACTGGGTGAACACGCTGATGATCGTGCTGGGGCTCCGCTACGTGGTTCGCACGGGAAGAGAGGTCTTGGGCCGAACGCGTCGGGAGGCCGATCGTCGCGTGCTGGTCGTGGGCGCGGGAGCGGCGGGTCAGATGATCGTGCGGGAGATCCGGGAGAACCCGGGGCTTGGGATGATCGAGGTCGGCTTCGTCGACGACGACAACGCGAAGCAGCGCACCCGGATCGGCGGGTTGCCGGTGATGGGTGGACATTCGGACATCCCGAAGCTCTGTGAAAAGCACGGGATCGACGAGATCATCATCGCAATCCCATCCGCGCCCCCGTCCCGTTTGCGGCACATCCTGGACCACTGCAAGGACGTGAAGGCGAAGGCGCGGATCCTTCCCGGCGTGGGAGACTTGATCGACGGCAAGGTGAGGATCGGCGCGCTGCGCAACGTGGACCTCGAGGACCTGCTGGGTCGGGACCCGGTAGCGCTGGATGCCGGCCTGATCGAGCGGCATATCACAGGGCGGACGGTGATGGTGACCGGGGCGGCGGGGTCGATCGGTTCCGAGCTGTGCCGCCAGATCGCACGGCGGTCGCCCGAACGGCTGATCCTGTTCGAGATCGCGGAGAGCCCGCTGTTCTTTCTCGAGTTCGAGATGCGGGCGCAGTTCCCGACCGTGGCCCTGGTTCCGGTGATCGGCGACGTGCGCGACCGGGGAAGGGTCGAGGAGATCATCCGCGTCCATCGTCCCGCGATCATCTTCCACGCGGCGGCGTACAAGCACGTGCCGATGATGGAGATCCACCCTGTGGAGGCGGTGAAGACGAACGTGCTGGGGACGCGGATCTTGGCGGAGGCGGCCGTGAAGTTCGAGGTGGAGCGGTTCGTCCTCGTCTCGACGGACAAGGCGGTGCGACCGACGAACGTGATGGGGGCGACGAAGCGGCTGGCCGAGATGGTCATCCACAACATCGCCAATCGGGAGGAGACGACGGTGTTCGTCGCGGTGCGGTTCGGCAACGTCCTGGGCAGCGTGGGGAGCGTGATCCCGATCTTCCGCAAGCAGCTTGTGACCACGGGGAAGCTGACCGTCACCCACAAGGATGCGTCGCGCTACTTCATGCTGATCCCCGAGGCGGCCGGACTGATCCTGCAAGCGGGCGCGATGGGTGAGGGCGGCGAGGTGTTCGTCCTCGACATGGGCGATCCGCTGAAGATCGTCGACCTGGCGAAGAACCTGGTCCGCCTGAGCGGGAAGGAACTGGGCGTGGACGCCGAGATCGTGTTCACGGGGCTGCGCCCGGGCGAGAAGCTGCACGAAGAGTTGATCGTCGAGGGCGAGGACGTGAGCGAAACCACCCACCCGAAGGTAATGAAGCTGATCGGCAACGAGAAGGTGCCGTCCTCCTGGGCGAAGGAGCTGGAGGCGTTGATCGTGTGCGCCATCAGCGGGGAACGTGCCGGCGTTGTCGGAAAGCTGGATACACTCGTGAAAGGGTACCAACCGGACTACGAATTCCACGGGGTCGACGTTCCCGTCTCCAAGACAGCTCGCGAAGCCGAGCTCCCGTCGGACCCCGACCACCGCTTCAAGTCCGTCCACTAG